Part of the Sinorhizobium sp. BG8 genome, TGGTGCATTCGCTGACCAAATTCATGGGCGGACACGGGAATTCCATGGGCGGTGTCATCGTCGACGGCGGCACGTTCGACTGGTCGGCATCCGGCAAATACCCATTCCTGTCGGAGCCCCGTCCCGAATATGGCGGGGTGGTTCTCCATTCGACGTTTGGCAACTTCGCCTTCGCGATTGCCTGCCGCGTGCTGGGCCTGAGGGACCTCGGACCCGCGATTTCGCCCTTCAACGCCTTTCTGCTGCTGACGGGCATCGAGACTTTGCCGCTGCGCATGCAGCGCCATTGCGACAACGCCCTTGCTGTCGCCAGATGGCTGAAGGCGAATGACAAGATATCCTGGGTCAATTATTCTGGGCTGGAGAGTGATGCCAACCACGCCCTGCAACAGAAATACGCCCCGCGCGGCGGCGGAGCCGTCTTCACCTTCGGCCTGAAGGGCGGATACGAGGCCGGCAAACGGTTCGTCGAGGGGCTCCAGATGTTTTCGCATCTCGCCAACATCGGCGATACCCGATCGCTGGTCATCCATCCGGCCTCCACGACGCACCGGCAATTGGCGGAGGAGCAGCAGGTTGCGGCGGGGGCTGGCCCCGACGTCGTCCGCCTGTCGGTCGGTATCGAGGATGTCGCGGATATTATTGCCGATCTCGAGCAGGCGTTGGCAAAGTCCTGACGCCCGCGCGACGCCGAGAGATCCGCATGTGGCCTTCGATGGTGCGCGCAGATCGAACTTTCGGGCTGCCCCTCCAGATCGGCGGGGCGCCTCTATCTTCATGAAGCGGGCGAAAAATGCTCCCCGCAAAACTGGAAACTGACATGAACCTGTCGCAACGCTTCAACATCGACAACATCGTTCCCGAGATCGGCCATCCGGTTGCCGAGCGCCTGATCTCGGGCGACCCGCAGTTCACAAGCTGGAACATCGAGGAAGCCGACGGAGGCATCTATTCGGGTATCTGGCAATCGACGCCGGGCAAGTGGAGGGTTGAGTACGACGAGTGGGAGTACTTCCACATTCTCGAGGGACATTCGATCCTCGTGTCCGACGATGGCGAGGTCTTCGATCTGAAGGCCGGCGAGCGGCTGATCATCCGGCCCGGCTTCAAGGGAACGTGGGAAGTCGTTGAGACGACCCGGAAGGACTACGTGATCAGGCTGTAGAGCACGGTCCTTCTGCGCAGTTTCCGCCGGCGGCGATCAGGGAGGCCCGATCGGCGCCTGCTGTTTCCTGCTACAGCGACAGAAGAGGCGGCATGGACCGCCTCACCACTCCAGATCGAGGCTTTCGAGCCCGTGGAAATGATAGACGTCTTTGACGACGGGCGTCCCTGCCAGTCTCAGCCCCGGCAGTCTGCGGAACAGGATCGGCAGGGCGATATTGAGTTCGAGCCGGGCGAGGGGCGCGCCTATGCAGAAATGGATGCCGGCGCCGAAGGAGAGGTTCGCGCCTTCGTCACGCTCCGGCTGAAAACTCAAGGGGTCCGTGAACCGGTGCGGATCAAGGTTGGCCGCGGCGAGAATGAGCGCTGCCTTGTCGCCGCGCCGGAATGACACCCCGTCGATCTCGGCATCCTCAAGCGCATAGCGCTCGAAAATGTGCACGGGCGCACAGATGCGCAGGCATTCCTCCACGGTCCGTTCGGTCGTCTTCTCGTCTGCAAACAGCGATGCCGGGGAAGGCCGCTGTCCAGTATGCTGCGCACCGCATTTCCGATCTGGTGGACGGTCGCCTCATGCCCGGCGTTGAGCAGAACGATCGTGGTCGATATCAGCTCGTCTTCGGTGAGAAGCTGCCCCTTGTGCTCCGTATGGATCATGTGGGTCAGCAGATCGTCTTCGGGTTTTGCGCGACGTGCGGCGATCACGCTGCGCACATAGTCCGCAAATTCGGCCGCTGCCGTGTCGGCCGCGTGCTCGTCGGCCTCGGTTCTGCCGAACATGTACATGCGGACATAGGCATGCGACCACTTCAGGAGCTGTGGCCCCATCTCGTCGGGAATGCCGATCATGCGGGCGATCATCGTCACCGGCAGGATGTCGGCGAAGCGCGACAGCAGTTCCACCCTGCTATCCCCTTCAAATTCATCGATAAGCCGATTGCAGAGGTCGGTGATTTCCGGCTTCAGCCTCTCGATCTGGCGCGAGACGAAGGCGCGGTTGACGAGAGTCCTGAGCCGCGTGTGTTCCGGCGGCTCCAGTTCGAGGAGCGACCAGGCCTCGGCGGCGTCGAAATTTGCGAGGTGCGTCGACGGCGCAGGCATTCCCAGTTCCTCGCGGCTGGCCACGTGAAGGATCTGGCGGCCGAAGCGCCGGTCTCTCAGAAGGCCGTTCACGTGGTCGTATCCCGTGAAATACCACCGCTTCTGCTCTTCCCAATAGAAGGTGGGACAGTGCGCGTGCAGCGCCGCATAGACCGGGTTCGGATCGCGGTAGAAAGCTGGGTCGCGGGCGTCGAGCGAGACGCGGCGGCTGGCGGGATCGATCGAAAGGAAGGGGAATGAAGTAACCATTGGGCTGCTCTATCCCATTCAAAACTTCCGGGAAAGTCTGCTCTTTCGTCGATTTACAGTTGCATCGCGAGAAAATACCCGTTGTGGCAGCAAGATTCCGGCGCATAATGCGTCTGTGAAAAACGTTAACTGAAAAAAGTTCTGCGCAGTCGTGTTGCCATGTTTCACGCGCGTCCTTCCTGACGCGCCACGCGGAGGAGCGATCTCATGGAACTGACGTCCCGGGAATACAAGCTCACCCTCGACCCTGCGGCATTTGCCGGAGATCCGCAGAGTCTCGTTGCGGCCAACGACGGTTTCTGGACGACCGTACGCGCCTTGCTCGTCCAGAATGGCATTACCGTCAAGGGTGATGCGGACTCCGCGGAGGCCGGCAAGAAACGCCAGCTCTATTTTCTCGATACGCTTCAATCCCAGGGAAGCGCGAAAGGTGCGCTGCTGAGGGACGCCGGGCTGGTCTATCGGCTCCGGCGGCGTGTGGATAGCGACGGGGATTGGACCGCGACGTTGAAATTCCGCCACGGCGACCGCCTGCTGGCGGACAGCGAGGACTTTGCTGCCGTGGATCCTGAGGGGGAGGTAAAGTTCGAAGAGGATATCAAGGCCGCCAGAGGAGTGGAGGGCCCCGGCTTCTGGGCGCTTTTCAGCCGGTCGGCCAGCGTGAAGGTGAACGGAGCGGAAGAGTTTAGGACGGTCGGCGACTGCCTCGCGCCCTTCAAGGATCTGCGTGAAGCCACGCTGCCCCCGAGCAATGGACCGGTCGCGGTGGTCAACGGTCTGCGCGTGACGGAGCACGTCTACGAGGGCTGGAAGCTCGATTTCGAAGACGCGGAATCCGAATGCGCACTGATCCTGTGGTGGGATACCAATCCTGTCGTGCCGATAGCGGCCGAGTTCAGCTTCCGCTTCGATCTCGTCGACGGCAAGATCAAGGCCGACATCGCGCGCGATGCCTGGAAGGTAATCGGTATTCTCTACGACACCCGCTGGGTCGCGCGGGAGGGATCCACGAAGACCCAGCTGGTCTACGGCTAAGCCTCACTGCGGACACTACTTGCCGAGGGCAACGCCTTCGCGTCTCGGATCTGCGCTGCCCTTCAGGCCCTCGCCGGTGATCTCGATCGCATGGAGGCCGGAGGTCATCTCGCCGAGCTTGACCTCGTAGCCGAGCGCCTTCAGCGGTTCCTGGAGCTTTTCGGCCGCAGTCCCTGCTTCGAGGTCATAGGTGCCGAAGCGATTGATGAGGTGCGGCATCGAAACGATCTCGCGCACGTCCATGCCCCAGTCGATATAGGCGATCAGCGCCTGGGCCACGTAGCCGATGATCTGACTGCCGCCCGGCGAACCGATTGCGAGCAGCGGCTTGCCGTCTTTCATCACGATGGTCGGTGCCATGGAGGAACGCGGTCGCTTCCCCGGCTCGACCCTGTTGGCGATCGGAACCCATCCGTCGTGGGTCTCGAAGGAGAAGTCGGTGAGCTCGTTGTTCAGCAGGAAACCTTTCGTCATCAGGCCCGATCCGAACGCGTTCTCGATCGTCGAGGTCATGGAGACGACGTTCCCGTCCGCATCGACGATGACGAAATGGGTGGTGGAGGGCAGCTCGATCGCACGGTCCCGCCCGAACAACAGGGCATGGTCCCATTCCGGCTCGCCTGCCTTGACCTTGTCGTCCGGCAGCGCCTTGTCCCCGTCGAGCAGGGCCGCCCGTTCACTTAGGTACTTCTTGTCGAGCAGCCCCTTGATGGGCGCTGGAACGAAATCCGTATCGGCGAGGTAGCGCCCACGGTCGGCAAAGGCGAGACGCTGGGCATCCCCGATGATCCGCCAGCTCTCCGGATTGTCCTTGCCCAGTCCCTTGATGTCGAAATTCTCGACCAGGCCGAGGATCTGGCCGATCGTCACGGCGCCCGAGGAGGGCGGTCCCATACCGCAGACCTGGCGTGCGCGGTAGTCCACGCAAACCGGCCGGCGCTCCTTGACCCGATAATTTCTGAGGTCGTCGAGCGCCAGCACGCCGGCATTCTTGTTGACGATTCGCACGGCATCGACGATCGCCTCGGCAATGGGGCCGTTGTAGAAGGCGTCCGCGCCGCCGTCGGCGATCGCCCTCAGCGTTTCCGCATAGTCGGGGTTCTTGAGGACCGCGCCAGCCTTGAGCGGCTGGCCCTTGTCGTCGAAGAAGTATTTCGCCGGTGTCTCGAAGGTCTTCAGCCCGTCGCCCTGATCTGCAATCAGGCCAGCCAGGCGGGGCGAGACCGCGAAGCCATCGGTCGCAAGCTTCATCGCCTGGTCGA contains:
- a CDS encoding O-acetylhomoserine aminocarboxypropyltransferase: MTARNPGFSTLAVHAGAQPDAATGARATPIYQTTSFVFNDADHAAALFGLQAFGNIYTRIMNPTQAVLEERVAALEGGTAALAVASGHAAQMIVFHTIMRPGENFIAARRLYGGSINQFGHSFQSFDWHVRWADPEDPASFESQIDDKTKAIFIESLANPGGTFVDIAAIADIAHRHGLPLIVDNTMATPYLVRPFEHGADVVVHSLTKFMGGHGNSMGGVIVDGGTFDWSASGKYPFLSEPRPEYGGVVLHSTFGNFAFAIACRVLGLRDLGPAISPFNAFLLLTGIETLPLRMQRHCDNALAVARWLKANDKISWVNYSGLESDANHALQQKYAPRGGGAVFTFGLKGGYEAGKRFVEGLQMFSHLANIGDTRSLVIHPASTTHRQLAEEQQVAAGAGPDVVRLSVGIEDVADIIADLEQALAKS
- the ggt gene encoding gamma-glutamyltransferase; this encodes MWTRPIAAAATALMLLVLPAGAQQASETVAPESGVSTATAPLATAKQYMVAAAHPLAAEAGRAILEKGGSAIDAMVAVQAVLGLVEPQSSGLGGGAFLLYYDASNKRLTTLDGRETAPMAATPKLFLDKDGKPLEFYDAVVGGRSVGTPGTVMLLQEAHNRYGKLDWNTLFDQAMKLATDGFAVSPRLAGLIADQGDGLKTFETPAKYFFDDKGQPLKAGAVLKNPDYAETLRAIADGGADAFYNGPIAEAIVDAVRIVNKNAGVLALDDLRNYRVKERRPVCVDYRARQVCGMGPPSSGAVTIGQILGLVENFDIKGLGKDNPESWRIIGDAQRLAFADRGRYLADTDFVPAPIKGLLDKKYLSERAALLDGDKALPDDKVKAGEPEWDHALLFGRDRAIELPSTTHFVIVDADGNVVSMTSTIENAFGSGLMTKGFLLNNELTDFSFETHDGWVPIANRVEPGKRPRSSMAPTIVMKDGKPLLAIGSPGGSQIIGYVAQALIAYIDWGMDVREIVSMPHLINRFGTYDLEAGTAAEKLQEPLKALGYEVKLGEMTSGLHAIEITGEGLKGSADPRREGVALGK
- a CDS encoding cupin domain-containing protein — protein: MNLSQRFNIDNIVPEIGHPVAERLISGDPQFTSWNIEEADGGIYSGIWQSTPGKWRVEYDEWEYFHILEGHSILVSDDGEVFDLKAGERLIIRPGFKGTWEVVETTRKDYVIRL